One window from the genome of Mastacembelus armatus chromosome 18, fMasArm1.2, whole genome shotgun sequence encodes:
- the LOC113142555 gene encoding leucine-rich repeat and fibronectin type-III domain-containing protein 4, whose protein sequence is MPVPPPLNPRTQKHLPHENHHKQRAEHSTIPSLFPQSILSISLLPPLFISFLPSSSHLIHCACPRVTRRTVPDSAPFPAFHWLTLVTCCLLPSLIGAGETWGVVSACPFHCVCRNLSESLSTLCADKGLLFVPPHVDRRTVELRLADNFITEVGGNDFVNMTGLVDLTLSRNTIHLIRPMAFADLESLRSLHLDGNRLTTLGPRDLAGLVNLQHLIVNNNQLVKVSTQAFDDFLLTLEDLDLSYNNLRRVPWESIQNMASLHTLNLDHNLIDHIAEGVFGELYKLARLDMTSNRLRTLPPDPLFARSQTGAISPTPYNAVISLNFGGNPLHCNCELLWLRRLIRGDDMETCATPAHLAGRYFWSIPEEEFTCEPPLITRHTHKLWVLEGQRATLKCRAIGDPEPVVHWVSPDDRIIANSSRTSSFSNGTLDILVTVARDDGAYTCIAINAAGEATATVDLKIIPLPHRGGSFGNTGNNNVNTKNNRNVTNGILRTDPGSSDISTGKNGGINNGVGRGSEVEDGKRGGGVDDEGDSSRASEGERAEGGSMEDDEGDEEEGRMVGVQGVTSTSAQVRWDLGGLSAAYVVWMYQIQYNCTADETLIYRILPSTSDRFLLKNLVSGVDYNLCVLAIFDDAITSLAATKVLGCTTFSTKDVYPACRSLQAHFLGGTLTILVGGVVVVTLLVFTVALMVRHRVCNHGDHIICHSSNAEAGGGACCQGGGVGGGDKGGNGSGCYQSNGSGDMMMVILPNGLPSKRGAEKDNEKDKDKEKETADSASSLPPKLPPKPRPKPKVSLEQFLSAGGLVSTTTGAGGEMALVVRQRKLDKVPPYTTESDRTPLYYSPSPPSTLPRQSHSRDRPKPRLERELTNRASFSLAAPLRDSDLVDWRITPRSRDKWNSSQAYQSPLSPLSPACGTVSKRRHSLDMGSSVALATDAAATVAKRYGAVSYAKRLSVIWTRRSQSLHGMLVQCASTTSTTSTTSDEAESGGGFGAHCEVQRGYIHAYNTTNSNSNTGISTGKVSSLKDRGREKGKDGRSAEELEESVV, encoded by the exons ATGCCTGTCCCCCCACCCCTCAATCCCcgcacacaaaaacacctgccCCACGAAAACCACCACAAACAAAGGGCAGAACATTCCACCATCCCCTCCCTATTCCCCCAGTCCATCCTCTCAATCTCTCTTCTACCCCCTCTCTTCATCTCATTTCTGCCCTCCTCATCCCACCTCATCCACTGCGCCTGCCCCAGGGTTACGAGAAGGACCGTTCCTGACTCTGCCCCTTTCCCTGCGTTTCACTGGCTGACTCTAGTCACATGCTGCCTGTTGCCTTCTTTGATTGGAGCAGGGGAGACGTGGGGTGTGGTCTCGGCCTGTCCCTTCCACTGCGTGTGTCGAAACCTTTCGGAATCTCTGAGCACTCTCTGTGCCGACAAGGGCCTCCTGTTTGTCCCTCCACATGTTGACCGGCGCACTGTTGAGCTGCGACTGGCTGACAACTTCATCACAGAAGTGGGAGGCAATGACTTTGTCAACATGACCGGCTTGGTTGATTTGACTCTGTCGAGGAACACTATCCATCTGATTCGACCAATGGCCTTTGCTGACCTGGAGAGTTTGCGCTCGCTGCACCTGGATG GTAATCGCTTGACAACACTTGGGCCAAGGGACCTCGCAGGCTTGGTCAATCTACAGCATCTGATCGTCAACAACAACCAGCTGGTTAAAGTCTCTACCCAGGCCTTTGATGACTTTTTGCTCACACTGGAAGACCTCGACCTGTCCTACAACAACCTCAGGAG gGTACCATGGGAGTCCATTCAGAACATGGCCAGCTTGCACACACTGAATCTGGATCATAACCTGATAGATCACATAGCGGAAGGAGTCTTTGGTGAGCTGTATAAGCTGGCAAGATTGGATATGACCTCCAACAGGCTCCGAACCCTGCCTCCTGATCCTCTCTTCGCAAG gtCCCAGACTGGTGCAATAAGTCCCACTCCCTACAATGCTGTCATAAGCCTAAATTTTGGGGGGAACCCGCTGCATTGCAATTGTGAACTGCTATGGTTACGACGTCTCATTCGTGGAGACGACATGGAGACGTGCGCTACACCTGCTCACCTGGCTGGAAG ATATTTCTGGTCAATTCCAGAAGAGGAGTTCACTTGTGAACCCCCCCTCATCACCCGTCACACCCACAAACTGTGGGTGTTGGAAGGCCAACGGGCCACATTAAAGTGCCGTGCCATTGGTGACCCTGAGCCAGTAGTCCACTGGGTTTCCCCAGATGACCGCATCATTGCAAATTCATCCCGGACCAGTTCCTTCAGCAATGGGACCCTGGATATCTTAGTAACAGTGGCTCGGGATGATGGGGCATACACATGTATTGCAATAAATGCAGCGGGTGAAGCAACTGCCACGGTCGACCTGAAAATAATTCCCCTGCCTCACCGGGGTGGATCATTTGGAAACACAGGGAATAACAACGTGAACACCAAGAACAACAGGAACGTGACCAATGGGATTTTACGGACCGATCCGGGCTCCTCTGATATCAGCACGGGGAAAAACGGAGGGATTAATAATGGTGTAGGACGTGGAAGTGAGGTGGAAGACGGTAAAAGAGGTGGAGGAGTGGATGATGAAGGTGACAGCAGCAGGGCCTCTGAAGGAGAGAGGGCAGAGGGAGGGAGCATGGAAGATGATGAAGGGGATGAAGAAGAAGGGAGAATGGTGGGAGTACAAGGAGTTACGTCAACCTCGGCTCAGGTCCGATGGGATTTGGGCGGTTTGTCTGCAGCTTACGTTGTCTGGATGTACCAGATACAGTACAACTGCACTGCCGACGAGACCCTCATCTACAG AATTCTACCATCGACTAGTGACCGTTTCCTGCTGAAGAACCTGGTTTCAGGTGTGGACTACAACCTGTGCGTGTTGGCTATTTTTGATGATGCTATAACATCATTAGCGGCAACAAAAGTCTTAGGCTGTACCACGTTCTCCACCAAGGATGTTTACCCAGCATGCCGCTCTCTCCAAGCCCACTTCCTAGGTGGGACACTGACCATATTGGTTGGCGGCGTTGTCGTGGTCACCCTACTTGTGTTCACCGTGGCACTCATGGTTCGCCACCGTGTTTGTAATCATGGCGACCACATCATATGTCACAGCAGCAATGCTGAGGCAGGAGGCGGGGCCTGCTGTCAAGGTGGTGGTGTAGGGGGTGGCGACAAAGGGGGAAATGGTAGTGGGTGCTACCAATCAAATGGTTCTGGGGACATGATGATGGTGATCCTGCCCAATGGTCTGCCCTCCAAGAGAGGAGCGGAGAAGGACaatgagaaagacaaagacaaggaGAAGGAAACAGCTGATTCtgcttcctctctgcctccaaAACTCCCCCCAAAGCCCAGGCCAAAACCTAAAGTCAGCCTGGAGCAGTTTCTCTCAGCTGGGGGGTTAGTTTCTACGACAACAGGGGCAGGAGGTGAGATGGCACTGGTGGTGAGGCAGAGAAAGCTGGATAAGGTACCACCATACACCACTGAAAGTGACAGAACTCCCCTCTACTACTCCCCTTCCCCTCCATCTACCCTGCCCCGTCAGTCACACTCCAGAGATCGCCCAAAACCACGTCTGGAGAGAGAACTGACCAATCGTGCCAGTTTCTCTCTGGCTGCACCCCTTAGAGACTCTGACTTGGTGGACTGGAGAATCACTCCCCGAAGCAGGGACAAATGGAACTCCTCACAAGCTTATCAGAGCCCTCTATCCCCACTAAGTCCTGCCTGTGGGACCGTTAGCAAACGGCGACACTCCCTGGATATGGGTTCCTCTGTCGCCCTTGCGACTGATGCTGCAGCCACCGTTGCCAAGCGTTATGGTGCTGTCAGTTACGCCAAGCGACTGAGTGTTATCTGGACAAGGCGAAGCCAGTCTCTTCATGGAATGCTAGTGCAATGCGCCTCAACAACAAGCACAACATCAACCACCAGCGATGAGGCTGAAAGTGGCGGGGGCTTCGGAGCACACTGCGAGGTGCAACGGGGATACATCCACGCTTATAACACCACCAACTCCAACTCGAACACTGGTATCAGTACTGGGAAAGTGAGCAGCTTAAAAGACAGGGGAAGAGAAAAGGGGAAGGACGGAAGGAGTGCTGAAGAACTGGAGGAAAGTGTTGTGTAG